One window from the genome of bacterium encodes:
- a CDS encoding polymer-forming cytoskeletal protein — MFGKASRKLETIIGDGTRIVGQVSVKGTIRIDGIVEGDLQADWVVVGETGKIVGNTRSRGMIVGGSVEGNIDATETVELSRKASMTGEIRAPKLAVSEGAVFDGRSRMKGEAEPSEAQDGKVRALVPVKGLTR, encoded by the coding sequence ATGTTCGGAAAAGCGTCCCGGAAACTGGAGACGATCATCGGAGACGGCACACGCATCGTGGGGCAGGTGAGCGTGAAGGGAACGATCCGCATCGACGGGATCGTGGAGGGGGACCTCCAGGCCGATTGGGTGGTCGTCGGCGAGACCGGGAAGATCGTGGGGAACACCCGTTCCCGGGGGATGATCGTCGGGGGATCGGTCGAGGGGAACATCGACGCCACGGAAACGGTGGAGTTGTCGAGGAAAGCCTCGATGACCGGGGAGATCCGCGCGCCGAAGCTGGCGGTCTCCGAGGGGGCGGTCTTCGATGGACGTTCCCGGATGAAGGGCGAGGCGGAACCTTCCGAAGCGCAGGATGGGAAGGTCAGGGCGCTGGTCCCGGTGAAGGGCCTCACGCGGTAA
- the bcrD gene encoding benzoyl-CoA reductase subunit D, whose protein sequence is MTVAIGVDVGSGVVKTALFRVEGEKSEWLSRWDARIRQRNTFELVEESMKSVLDAAELARDDVDYIATTGEGESLPGATGHFYSMTTHARGALYLNPEARAVLDIGALHGRAISIDGKGKVLTYRMTSQCASGSGQFLENISRYLGIAQDEIGALSQQATKPEKVSSICAVLAETDVINMVSRAIKPGDILRGIHESMAERMIKLLKSIDVKRGMVMMTGGLALDAGLVSALQDGMVQQKMETTVAAHADSLYAGAIGAALWGAFRHGKLKERGLLPKVS, encoded by the coding sequence ATGACCGTCGCCATCGGAGTGGATGTCGGATCCGGAGTCGTCAAGACCGCGCTGTTCCGCGTGGAAGGGGAAAAGAGCGAGTGGCTCTCCCGGTGGGACGCCCGCATCCGGCAACGGAACACGTTCGAGCTCGTCGAGGAATCGATGAAGTCCGTCCTCGATGCCGCGGAGCTCGCGCGGGACGACGTCGACTATATCGCGACCACCGGCGAGGGAGAGAGCCTGCCGGGCGCGACGGGGCACTTCTATTCCATGACCACCCACGCCCGGGGCGCCCTGTACCTCAACCCCGAGGCGCGCGCGGTGCTCGACATCGGGGCGCTTCACGGCCGCGCGATCTCCATCGACGGGAAGGGGAAGGTCCTGACCTACCGGATGACCAGCCAGTGCGCTTCCGGCTCCGGCCAGTTCCTCGAGAACATCTCCCGGTATCTCGGGATCGCGCAGGACGAGATCGGCGCGCTGTCGCAGCAGGCGACGAAGCCGGAGAAGGTGAGCAGCATCTGCGCCGTGCTGGCGGAGACCGACGTGATCAACATGGTCTCCCGCGCGATCAAGCCGGGCGACATCCTGCGCGGCATCCACGAGTCGATGGCGGAGCGCATGATCAAGCTGCTCAAGTCGATCGACGTGAAGCGCGGGATGGTGATGATGACCGGCGGGCTGGCGCTGGACGCGGGGCTGGTTTCGGCCCTCCAGGACGGCATGGTCCAGCAGAAGATGGAGACGACGGTCGCCGCCCACGCGGACTCCCTGTACGCCGGCGCAATCGGCGCCGCCTTGTGGGGCGCCTTCCGCCACGGGAAGCTGAAGGAGCGCGGCCTGCTGCCGAAGGTGTCCTAG
- the bcrA gene encoding benzoyl-CoA reductase subunit A, which yields MRTFIGIDLGSTTTKSVLVDENLAVLGRGITNSRSNYDVAARVSKQEAKIAARFTLFRNALGKDAEHLLSDLERNFRLEQFLSALRQLEETCMGYLDHPRFQGTKTALRGSLDAVFRKIEGEAQEIYAPGAARKSDFFRDIAGSRFMNLAEAACREADIPFETMLNIYDKSIIDVESRVDPDETVAVQMKNGLTRSLASAEGVGVDRGEALSALGTVLAIELEETYVVGTGYGRVRLPFPKEHIRSEILCHGLGAHMMFPGTRTVLDIGGQDTKGIQVDENGIVTSFQMNDRCAAGCGRYLGYIADEMKIGLHELGPIAMKATRVPRINSTCTVFAGAELRDRLALGERREDILAGLHRAIMLRAISIISRSGGVTNEFTFTGGVAKNEAAVRELRKLLKENYGDMTINISPDSIYTGALGGANFALRAVLN from the coding sequence ATGCGCACGTTCATCGGAATAGATCTCGGCTCCACCACCACCAAGTCGGTCCTTGTCGACGAGAACCTCGCGGTCCTCGGGCGCGGGATCACGAACTCGCGCTCCAACTACGACGTGGCCGCCCGGGTATCGAAGCAGGAGGCGAAGATCGCGGCGCGGTTCACCCTCTTCCGCAACGCCCTCGGCAAGGACGCGGAGCACCTGCTTTCGGACCTCGAGCGGAACTTCCGCCTGGAGCAATTCCTCTCCGCGCTGCGGCAGCTCGAGGAGACCTGCATGGGATACCTCGACCATCCCCGCTTCCAGGGGACCAAGACCGCGCTTCGCGGGTCCCTGGACGCCGTCTTCCGGAAGATCGAGGGAGAGGCGCAGGAGATCTACGCACCCGGGGCCGCGCGCAAGTCGGATTTCTTCCGCGACATCGCGGGGTCCCGGTTCATGAACCTCGCGGAAGCGGCGTGCCGCGAGGCGGACATCCCCTTCGAGACGATGCTGAACATCTACGACAAGTCGATCATCGACGTGGAGAGCCGGGTCGACCCGGACGAGACCGTGGCGGTCCAGATGAAGAACGGCCTCACCCGATCGCTCGCCTCCGCCGAAGGGGTGGGCGTCGACCGGGGCGAGGCGCTTTCGGCCCTCGGGACGGTCCTCGCGATCGAGCTGGAGGAGACGTACGTGGTCGGGACCGGCTACGGACGGGTCCGCCTCCCCTTTCCGAAGGAGCACATCCGGTCCGAGATCCTCTGCCACGGCCTGGGGGCCCACATGATGTTCCCGGGAACCCGCACGGTCCTCGACATCGGCGGGCAGGACACGAAGGGGATCCAGGTAGATGAGAACGGCATCGTGACGAGCTTCCAGATGAACGACCGCTGCGCCGCGGGGTGCGGCCGCTACCTCGGCTACATCGCGGACGAGATGAAGATCGGCCTCCACGAGCTGGGCCCCATCGCGATGAAGGCGACCCGCGTCCCCCGGATCAACTCGACCTGCACCGTCTTCGCCGGCGCGGAGCTGCGGGACCGGCTGGCCCTGGGCGAGAGGCGCGAGGACATCCTGGCGGGGCTGCACCGCGCGATCATGCTGCGCGCGATCTCCATCATCTCGCGCTCCGGCGGGGTCACGAACGAGTTCACCTTCACCGGGGGGGTCGCGAAGAACGAGGCGGCCGTCCGGGAGCTGCGGAAGCTGCTGAAGGAGAACTACGGCGACATGACGATCAACATCAGCCCCGATTCGATCTACACGGGGGCCCTCGGGGGCGCGAACTTCGCCCTTCGGGCCGTCCTCAACTAA
- a CDS encoding M23 family metallopeptidase, with product MNRPRLFLKQLLTPVTILLVPHSRTKPISIRVPVLAIASSVCLCLLGASVVVSMSVRAVEHQRMKERLSYLSSQFLEMKDTMQSLRQSEKDFRKLFGVKSKTTVLESADLADSGSLDMEVLREQIEASMRSVTEIRTYIAEQKDIYLSTPVGWPASGSLSSPYGNRSHPVHGEIRFHTGVDISVPPGSKVGATADGIVSFAGWTENSGIVVVVEHGRGFSTAYAHNQKALVKVGQRVVRGETVALSGSTGISTGPHVHYEIWKNGRHTNPAGYLARR from the coding sequence TTGAATCGTCCAAGATTGTTTCTGAAGCAGCTTCTCACCCCGGTCACGATCCTGTTGGTCCCCCATAGCCGAACGAAGCCCATCAGCATCCGGGTACCCGTCCTTGCGATCGCCTCATCGGTCTGCCTGTGCCTCCTCGGAGCCTCCGTGGTGGTCTCCATGTCGGTCCGTGCCGTGGAGCACCAGCGGATGAAGGAGAGGCTCTCGTACCTCTCGTCGCAGTTCCTCGAGATGAAGGACACCATGCAATCCTTGAGGCAGTCGGAGAAGGATTTCAGGAAGTTGTTCGGCGTGAAATCGAAGACCACCGTCCTCGAGTCGGCGGACCTGGCGGATTCCGGATCCCTCGACATGGAAGTACTCCGCGAGCAGATCGAGGCATCGATGCGGTCGGTCACCGAAATCCGGACCTACATCGCGGAGCAGAAGGACATCTACCTTTCCACGCCTGTCGGGTGGCCGGCGTCCGGTTCCCTTTCCTCCCCCTACGGAAACCGAAGTCATCCGGTGCACGGAGAGATCCGGTTTCACACCGGGGTGGACATCTCCGTCCCGCCCGGCAGCAAGGTGGGCGCGACCGCTGACGGGATCGTGAGTTTCGCCGGCTGGACGGAGAACAGCGGCATCGTCGTGGTCGTCGAACACGGGCGTGGATTCAGCACGGCGTACGCTCATAACCAGAAAGCCTTGGTCAAGGTCGGCCAACGCGTCGTCCGGGGGGAGACGGTTGCGCTTTCGGGATCCACCGGGATCTCCACCGGTCCGCACGTCCATTACGAAATCTGGAAGAATGGTCGGCATACCAACCCGGCCGGTTACCTTGCCAGGAGGTGA
- a CDS encoding cupin domain-containing protein yields the protein MSNEQVAPETKGVTVKLLATVDLGPEIEGMAGRQLRMRMVTFEPGGVFGPIHDHKDRPGTVYILQGTITDHRNGVATDYGPGVGWPEDRNTTHWLENRGTIPAVEISVDIVRSGSPMKS from the coding sequence ATGAGCAACGAACAGGTGGCACCTGAGACGAAAGGTGTTACGGTGAAGTTACTTGCAACGGTTGACCTTGGCCCTGAGATCGAGGGCATGGCAGGACGCCAACTTCGAATGCGTATGGTGACCTTCGAGCCTGGAGGCGTCTTCGGCCCGATTCACGACCACAAAGACAGACCAGGCACGGTCTATATACTGCAAGGAACGATCACTGACCATCGAAATGGAGTCGCTACGGACTATGGGCCGGGAGTGGGCTGGCCCGAGGATAGGAACACCACACACTGGCTTGAGAACAGAGGAACGATTCCGGCAGTGGAGATCTCGGTCGATATAGTCAGGAGTGGATCCCCGATGAAGTCCTGA
- a CDS encoding inorganic pyrophosphatase, with translation MGKEKKEKSPILFRPHPWHGLDVGPSPPEILNVYVEITPYDLIKYEVDKVSGYLRVDRPQRGSSQPPALYGFVPRTYCGERVKRLSPGSTIGDGDPLDIVVLSERPITRNEIIVRSRVVGGLQMVDGNEADDKIIAVLENDLVWGDARDVRDLPNVLIERLQHYFMTYKLVPGEAATAVIKRIYGYKHAIKVVNASMEDYKASFGKYIDGSGIKG, from the coding sequence ATGGGAAAAGAGAAAAAGGAAAAGTCTCCGATATTATTTCGTCCTCATCCTTGGCATGGGCTCGATGTGGGGCCGTCTCCACCGGAAATCCTTAATGTGTACGTGGAAATCACACCGTACGACCTCATCAAGTACGAAGTGGATAAAGTGTCCGGGTATTTGAGGGTCGACCGGCCGCAGAGGGGATCGTCCCAACCCCCCGCTCTTTATGGCTTTGTCCCGCGGACATATTGCGGCGAACGGGTCAAGCGTCTATCTCCTGGCAGTACCATTGGAGATGGCGATCCCCTCGATATTGTCGTGTTGAGCGAGAGACCGATAACAAGGAATGAAATCATCGTTCGCTCACGGGTCGTCGGCGGATTGCAGATGGTGGATGGAAATGAGGCCGATGACAAGATCATCGCCGTGCTGGAAAATGACCTGGTTTGGGGAGATGCCCGTGATGTCCGCGATTTGCCGAACGTCCTTATCGAACGGCTGCAGCATTATTTCATGACATATAAACTCGTTCCGGGAGAAGCGGCAACCGCGGTTATCAAGCGTATTTATGGATATAAGCATGCCATCAAAGTGGTAAATGCATCGATGGAAGATTATAAAGCGTCCTTCGGGAAGTATATCGATGGATCCGGCATTAAAGGATGA
- the oah gene encoding 6-oxocyclohex-1-ene-1-carbonyl-CoA hydratase yields MATTDEIIGKSAPSKLVDHNLVDTEIGSLCGGMVRYEKRPAKRRDGSAAEGLFNAWIVLDNPKQYNSYTTDMIKALILAFRRASVDREVNAVVFTGTGDKAFCTGGNTKEYAEYYAGNPQEYRQYMRLFNDMVSSILGCDKPVICRVNGMRIGGGQEIGMACDFTIAQDLANFGQAGPKHGSAAIGGATDFLPVMIGCGQAMVSGTLCEPFSAHKAARLGIVSGLVPGLKIGGKFVANPAVVTDRMVDEYGRVVHGDFKTGAAYKEGLAAIKGGEVDLSLLDEAVEELCAKLLETFPECMTKSLEELRKPKLIAWNANKENSRAWLALNMMNEARAGFRAFNEGTKETGREIDFVKLRQGLAAGIPWSEELIEGLIADLLARKSAR; encoded by the coding sequence ATGGCGACGACAGACGAGATCATCGGAAAGTCCGCGCCTTCCAAACTCGTCGATCACAACCTGGTCGATACGGAAATCGGGAGCCTTTGCGGCGGCATGGTCCGCTACGAGAAGCGGCCCGCGAAGCGCCGGGACGGCTCGGCGGCGGAGGGACTCTTCAACGCGTGGATCGTCCTCGACAACCCGAAGCAGTACAACTCCTACACGACGGACATGATCAAGGCGCTGATCCTCGCCTTCCGCCGGGCCTCCGTGGACCGCGAGGTGAACGCGGTCGTCTTCACCGGAACCGGGGACAAGGCGTTCTGCACCGGCGGGAACACGAAGGAGTACGCGGAGTATTACGCGGGCAACCCGCAGGAGTACCGGCAGTACATGCGCCTGTTCAACGACATGGTCTCGTCCATCCTCGGATGCGACAAGCCGGTGATCTGCCGGGTGAACGGCATGCGGATCGGCGGGGGCCAGGAGATCGGCATGGCGTGCGACTTCACGATCGCGCAGGACCTGGCGAACTTCGGGCAGGCCGGGCCGAAGCACGGGTCCGCGGCGATCGGCGGCGCGACCGACTTCCTCCCGGTGATGATCGGGTGCGGGCAGGCGATGGTCTCGGGGACCCTGTGCGAGCCGTTCTCCGCCCACAAGGCCGCGCGGCTCGGGATCGTCTCCGGGCTCGTTCCGGGCTTGAAGATCGGCGGGAAGTTCGTCGCGAACCCCGCCGTGGTCACCGACCGGATGGTCGACGAATACGGCCGGGTGGTGCACGGAGACTTCAAGACGGGGGCGGCGTACAAGGAAGGCCTCGCCGCGATCAAGGGAGGAGAAGTCGATCTCTCCCTCCTCGACGAGGCGGTCGAGGAGCTGTGCGCGAAGCTGCTCGAGACGTTCCCCGAGTGCATGACGAAGAGCCTCGAGGAGCTCCGCAAACCGAAGCTGATCGCGTGGAACGCGAACAAGGAGAACTCCCGGGCATGGCTGGCCCTCAACATGATGAACGAGGCCCGCGCGGGGTTCCGCGCCTTCAACGAGGGGACGAAGGAGACCGGCCGCGAGATCGATTTCGTGAAGCTGCGGCAGGGACTGGCCGCGGGGATTCCCTGGAGCGAGGAGCTGATCGAGGGCCTGATCGCCGACCTTCTCGCCCGGAAATCGGCCCGATGA
- the pcaF gene encoding 3-oxoadipyl-CoA thiolase: protein MPDAYICDAVRTPIGRYAGSLSAVRTDDLAAIPILELIRRNPSVDWGRVDDVMYGCTNQAGEDNRNVARMAGLLAGLPPEVPGVTFNRLCGSGMDAVGSAARAIRTGEAELIVAGGVESMSRAPYVMSKGAAPFDRGIETHDSTIGWRFVNRKMKERYGVESMASTAENVADEFRISRKDQDLFALRSQQKTAAAVAGGYLGEEIVPVVIPGKKGDAVVVETDEHPRSDTTLEGLARLKPIVRPDGTVTAGNASGVNDGACALLIASEEAVKRHGLTPRARIVAMAVAGVVPRVMGIGPIPATRKVLALAGLELSRMDVIELNEAFSAQSLAVLRELGLPDDAPHVNPNGGAIALGHPLGMSGARLVTTATYQLRRTKGRYALCTMCIGVGQGIAMVLERV, encoded by the coding sequence ATGCCGGATGCCTATATCTGTGACGCGGTTCGCACTCCGATCGGGAGGTACGCCGGATCCCTTTCCGCGGTCCGGACGGACGACCTTGCCGCGATACCGATCCTCGAGCTGATCCGGCGGAACCCTTCCGTCGACTGGGGGAGGGTGGACGACGTGATGTACGGATGCACGAACCAGGCGGGGGAGGACAACCGGAACGTGGCGCGGATGGCGGGACTCCTGGCCGGCCTCCCGCCGGAGGTCCCGGGGGTGACGTTCAATCGCCTGTGCGGCTCCGGGATGGACGCGGTCGGCAGCGCCGCCCGCGCGATCCGGACGGGGGAGGCGGAGTTGATCGTCGCGGGGGGGGTCGAGAGCATGTCCCGCGCGCCCTACGTGATGAGCAAGGGCGCCGCCCCGTTCGACCGGGGGATCGAAACGCACGACAGCACGATCGGGTGGCGCTTCGTGAACCGGAAGATGAAGGAGCGGTACGGGGTCGAGTCGATGGCGTCGACGGCCGAGAACGTGGCGGACGAGTTCCGCATCTCCCGGAAGGACCAGGACCTGTTCGCCCTGCGCAGCCAGCAGAAGACCGCCGCGGCCGTCGCGGGCGGATACCTCGGGGAGGAGATCGTGCCCGTCGTGATCCCGGGGAAAAAGGGCGATGCCGTCGTCGTCGAGACCGATGAGCATCCGCGGTCCGACACCACGCTGGAGGGCCTCGCCCGCCTGAAGCCGATCGTGCGTCCCGACGGGACAGTGACCGCCGGGAATGCTTCCGGGGTGAACGACGGCGCATGCGCGCTGCTGATCGCCTCGGAGGAGGCGGTGAAGCGGCACGGACTGACGCCGCGGGCGCGCATCGTCGCCATGGCCGTCGCCGGAGTGGTTCCGCGCGTGATGGGAATCGGCCCGATTCCGGCGACCCGCAAGGTGCTGGCGCTCGCCGGGCTCGAGCTCTCCCGGATGGACGTGATCGAGTTGAACGAGGCGTTCTCCGCGCAATCCCTCGCCGTCCTGCGGGAACTCGGGTTGCCGGACGACGCGCCCCACGTCAACCCGAACGGCGGCGCGATCGCCCTCGGGCACCCCCTGGGGATGAGCGGGGCGCGGCTCGTGACGACGGCGACATACCAGCTCCGCCGGACGAAGGGGCGCTACGCCTTGTGCACCATGTGCATCGGCGTGGGCCAAGGGATCGCAATGGTCCTCGAGCGGGTCTGA
- the bcrB gene encoding benzoyl-CoA reductase subunit B, producing MSRQEVVKSNSHMVQKEMITRNYDRITGGTAKVSSTFVPGNLNELLMCFDIANNLPEINAIQNAMRKKSGEMIAEAERSGHSEDVCTYVKADIGMMAKGNIAPNGKPFPDPDVLLLSYTGCFTFMKWFELLREQYKCPTVMLHVPYAADGLPTKNMRDYIVKQLKEDVIPVLEKVSGVKFDIDRLREYLRKSAIAENDLVWMLESSKRRPSPVDCYFGGVYYMGPIFTAFRGTDECIEYYRLLRAEIEERIAKGLCAQSPDGDMPEENYRLVVEGPPNWTSFRDFWRMFSEAGAVVVASSYTKVGGVYDYDGFRHDPGHPLESLADYCLGVYTNRNLPTRVDMLARNLVEYEADGLLINSIKSCNSFSAGQLVMMREIEKITGKPGAFIETDLVDPRYFSAANVKNRLESYFQMIDQKRRAGGSAAAAGA from the coding sequence ATGAGCCGGCAGGAAGTGGTCAAGTCCAATTCCCATATGGTCCAGAAAGAGATGATCACCCGGAACTACGACCGGATCACGGGCGGAACGGCCAAGGTCTCCTCCACCTTCGTCCCGGGGAACCTGAACGAGCTGCTCATGTGCTTCGACATCGCGAACAACCTCCCGGAGATCAACGCGATCCAGAACGCGATGCGGAAGAAATCCGGCGAGATGATCGCCGAGGCGGAGCGGTCGGGGCACTCCGAGGACGTCTGCACCTACGTGAAGGCGGACATCGGCATGATGGCGAAGGGGAACATCGCCCCCAACGGGAAGCCGTTCCCCGACCCGGACGTGCTGCTCCTCAGCTACACGGGGTGCTTCACCTTCATGAAGTGGTTCGAGCTGCTCCGGGAGCAGTACAAGTGCCCCACGGTGATGCTGCACGTCCCCTACGCCGCCGACGGGCTGCCGACGAAGAACATGCGCGACTACATCGTGAAGCAGCTGAAGGAGGACGTGATCCCGGTCCTCGAGAAGGTGTCCGGCGTGAAGTTCGACATCGACCGGCTGCGGGAGTACCTGCGAAAGTCGGCGATCGCCGAGAACGACCTCGTCTGGATGCTCGAGTCGTCGAAGCGCCGGCCGTCGCCCGTCGACTGCTACTTCGGGGGCGTCTACTACATGGGCCCGATCTTCACCGCCTTCCGGGGGACCGACGAGTGCATCGAGTATTACCGGCTGCTCCGGGCGGAGATCGAGGAGCGGATCGCGAAGGGCCTGTGCGCCCAGTCGCCCGACGGCGACATGCCGGAGGAGAACTACCGCCTCGTGGTCGAGGGGCCGCCGAACTGGACCTCGTTCCGCGATTTCTGGAGGATGTTCTCCGAGGCGGGCGCGGTGGTGGTCGCCTCGTCCTACACGAAGGTCGGCGGCGTCTACGACTACGACGGGTTCCGGCACGACCCGGGCCACCCGCTGGAGAGCCTCGCGGACTACTGCCTCGGGGTCTACACGAACCGGAACCTGCCCACCCGCGTCGACATGCTCGCGCGCAACCTCGTGGAGTACGAGGCGGACGGGCTGCTCATCAACTCGATCAAGAGCTGCAACAGCTTCTCCGCCGGCCAGCTCGTCATGATGCGGGAGATCGAGAAGATCACCGGGAAGCCGGGGGCCTTCATCGAGACCGACCTCGTCGACCCGCGCTACTTCTCCGCGGCAAACGTGAAGAACCGCCTCGAGAGCTACTTCCAGATGATCGACCAGAAGCGCCGCGCCGGCGGCTCCGCCGCCGCGGCCGGCGCGTAA
- the bcrC gene encoding benzoyl-CoA reductase subunit C, whose product MSPRPVGEIVAACEEIFEDLSFAKAREWKAAVPGRKVIGYMPVYVPREIVHAAGMLPLGILGGGADMEVIHGDAFYQSYICRIPRSTIEMAINGKLDFVDGMMFPSICDVIRNLSGIWKLLFKEKYVRYFDAPQNFREEVGGVFYANEMRELRDGLAKLGGREVTDDDIRRSIAVYNENRRWVNRVYDFRADFPWKAPSAEVYLLMRAGMVLPPEEHTLLMREYLAAAEAANRAMRDNCRVVLTGTFCEQPPLNLIKSLEMSGCYIVDDDLMLVSRWLLEDVPTEGDPIGNLSRAFLLHSAETAAKYEPDIARKGSYLIDSVRKRKADGVIFAAPSFCDPALLDKPMIISRIEPLGIPYIHIQYAENSSQMQPIREQSGTFADTIKLWSAS is encoded by the coding sequence ATGAGTCCGCGTCCGGTCGGCGAAATCGTCGCCGCCTGCGAGGAGATCTTCGAGGACCTGAGCTTCGCGAAGGCGCGGGAATGGAAGGCCGCCGTCCCGGGGCGGAAGGTGATCGGGTACATGCCGGTCTACGTCCCGCGGGAGATCGTCCACGCGGCGGGGATGCTGCCGCTCGGGATCCTCGGCGGCGGGGCGGACATGGAGGTGATCCACGGGGACGCCTTCTACCAGAGCTACATCTGCCGGATCCCCCGGTCGACCATCGAGATGGCGATCAACGGGAAGCTCGACTTCGTCGACGGGATGATGTTCCCGTCCATCTGCGACGTGATCCGGAACCTGAGCGGCATCTGGAAGCTCCTGTTCAAGGAGAAGTACGTCCGGTACTTCGACGCGCCCCAGAACTTCCGGGAGGAGGTCGGCGGGGTCTTCTACGCGAACGAGATGCGGGAGCTTCGGGACGGGTTGGCGAAACTCGGCGGCCGGGAGGTCACCGACGACGACATCCGCCGCTCGATCGCCGTCTACAATGAGAACCGCCGGTGGGTGAACCGGGTCTACGACTTCCGGGCCGACTTCCCGTGGAAGGCGCCGTCCGCCGAGGTCTACCTCCTGATGCGGGCCGGGATGGTCCTTCCCCCCGAGGAACACACGCTCCTGATGCGGGAGTACCTTGCCGCCGCCGAGGCCGCGAACCGCGCGATGCGGGACAACTGCCGGGTAGTGCTGACCGGGACCTTCTGCGAACAGCCGCCGCTGAACCTCATCAAGTCGCTCGAGATGTCCGGCTGCTACATCGTGGACGACGACCTCATGCTCGTTTCGCGGTGGCTTCTCGAGGACGTCCCGACGGAGGGCGACCCGATCGGGAACCTCTCCCGGGCGTTCCTCCTCCACTCCGCGGAAACGGCGGCCAAGTACGAGCCGGACATCGCCCGGAAGGGAAGCTACCTGATCGACTCCGTCCGGAAGCGGAAGGCCGACGGCGTCATCTTCGCGGCGCCCAGCTTCTGCGATCCCGCGCTGCTCGACAAGCCGATGATCATCTCCCGGATCGAGCCCCTCGGGATCCCCTACATCCACATCCAGTACGCGGAGAATTCAAGCCAGATGCAGCCGATCCGCGAGCAGTCGGGCACCTTCGCCGACACCATCAAACTGTGGAGCGCGTCATGA
- a CDS encoding GNAT family N-acetyltransferase translates to MSDLQLRSLQQDDLDRVSGIESRITGHSRRGFLEKRFAAAADTPDGFLACAALRDGKLAGYAIARIQEGEFGAEDAVAVLDVIGIDPDAQRKGAGKALLAELERRMKASGIGTLRTQVDWGSPAMIRFFSSTGFLLAPVQILERGTSPLGEKVREAGSAGADARSRMRAGGDDYESLFRDRVPVRSMKEDDLAAVVRIDRKLTGRDRSGYYARKLREMLKESGIRVSLAAEEDGFVVGFVMACVDFGEFGKVHKSAVLDTIGVHPGFAGSGIGHALLSQLFLNLATLQVETVLTQVSPENIDLQRFLYSCGFHPSQRLVLSKTIP, encoded by the coding sequence ATGTCCGATCTCCAGCTCCGCTCCCTGCAGCAGGACGACCTCGACCGGGTTTCCGGGATCGAGAGCCGGATCACCGGGCATTCCAGGAGGGGCTTCCTGGAAAAACGGTTCGCCGCGGCGGCGGACACGCCGGACGGGTTCCTCGCCTGCGCCGCGTTGCGGGACGGCAAACTCGCGGGATACGCGATCGCCAGGATCCAGGAAGGAGAGTTCGGCGCGGAGGACGCCGTGGCGGTCCTCGACGTCATCGGGATCGACCCGGACGCCCAGCGGAAGGGGGCCGGAAAAGCGCTGCTGGCGGAACTGGAGCGGCGGATGAAGGCCAGCGGTATCGGGACGCTTCGGACCCAGGTCGACTGGGGATCTCCGGCGATGATCCGCTTCTTCTCCTCCACGGGGTTCCTCCTCGCTCCCGTCCAGATTCTCGAGCGGGGCACCTCCCCGTTGGGCGAGAAGGTCCGGGAGGCCGGGAGCGCGGGAGCGGACGCGCGTTCCCGGATGCGGGCCGGCGGGGACGACTATGAGTCGTTGTTCCGCGACCGCGTCCCGGTGCGTTCGATGAAGGAAGACGACCTCGCGGCCGTCGTCCGGATCGACCGGAAGCTCACCGGCCGGGATCGTTCGGGGTATTACGCCCGGAAACTTCGGGAGATGCTGAAGGAATCCGGGATCCGCGTTTCGCTGGCGGCCGAGGAGGACGGGTTCGTCGTCGGGTTCGTCATGGCGTGCGTCGATTTCGGCGAGTTCGGCAAGGTCCACAAGTCCGCCGTGCTGGACACGATCGGAGTCCATCCCGGTTTCGCGGGTTCCGGCATCGGGCACGCCCTGCTCTCCCAGCTCTTCCTGAACCTCGCCACCCTCCAGGTCGAAACCGTGCTCACGCAGGTCTCCCCGGAAAATATCGACCTGCAGCGCTTCCTTTACTCCTGCGGCTTCCACCCTTCCCAGCGGCTGGTCCTGAGCAAAACGATTCCGTGA